The following coding sequences are from one Asterias amurensis chromosome 8, ASM3211899v1 window:
- the LOC139941042 gene encoding putative cytochrome P450 120, which translates to MAALKGRAGYSVIGDKSAEFYKDPITFVNWRIKEYDSRVFLSRLLNKPTVFVGTINGVKELTGAKNRHFDMGYRAFLQPVFGNNIMFETPAEAARLHQVIHRLYGAQTVPSVKNLIQRLTEKHFSNLDKSHCVSVYTLFKRFATEFSLELFLGLDAEKHPDLTESIIDVTTTHWHGIISVPLTVKMSMFSSSYGRALEAKDKLLGIIRDKLAHTKDGSSLQSLTEAGFQTAEELEQHTLLFTSALVPKAIASMLTSFLIATGGSEKEILRQQAAEDADCLNHILLEVERLWPPFLGGRRLTLEDCVIDGFKIPKGYAVVYITHAAHRDPTIFPQPETFKPERWKDRTSEASNLLFTFGGGVRSCVGTALMKTTLQTVCRYLVEHYNWRIPAGQDLSYKWLPVSRPKDNTVASFTPRLPQETSTTNST; encoded by the exons ATGGCTGCCCTGAAGGGCCGGGCAGGCTACAGCGTCATCGGGGATAAGTCAGCAGAGTTCTACAAAGACCCCATCACGTTTGTCAACTGGCGTATCAAAGAGTATGATTCAAGGGTGTTTCTGTCTCGGCTTCTCAACAAACCGACTGTTTTTGTCGGCACTATCAACGGAGTGAAGGAGTTGACTGGAG CTAAGAATCGCCATTTTGACATGGGGTACCGGGCATTTCTTCAGCCGGTGTTTGGCAATAACATCATGTTTGAGACACCAGCTGAGGCAGCTAGACTTCACCAAGTCATCCATCGATTGTACGGGGCTCAGACAGTACCCAGTGTAAAGAACCTTATTCAGAGACTCACAGAAAAACACTTCAGCAATCTTGATAAAAG TCATTGTGTGAGTGTGTACACACTCTTCAAGCGTTTTGCTACCGAGTTTTCCTTGGAGCTGTTCCTTGGATTAGATGCTGAGAAACATCCAGACTTGACTGAGAGTATTATTGACGTCACCACGACCCACTGGCATG gaaTCATCTCTGTTCCTCTAACTGTCAAGATGTCAATGTTTTCATCTTCATATGGCAGAGCTCTTGAAGCGAAG GACAAACTGTTGGGTATCATCAGAGACAAGCTGGCGCACACAAAGGATGGTTCATCCCTACAGAGTCTAACGGAGGCAGGGTTCCAGACAGCGGAGGAGTTGGAGCAGCACACATTACTCTTCACTTCGGCTCTGGTACCCAAAGCTATTGCCTCAATGCTTACATCATTCCTCATAGCCACTGGGGGATCAGAAAAG GAAATCTTGAGACAACAAGCAGCTGAAGATGCTGATTGTCTGAATCACATTCTGCTGGAGGTGGAGAGGTTATGGCCGCCATTCCTTGGGGGACGCCGACTCACACTGGAG GATTGTGTGATCGATGGGTTTAAGATTCCTAAGGGCTATGCTGTAGTTTACATCACCCATGCTGCCCATCGAGATCCAACAATCTTCCCTCAACCAGAAACATTCAAGCCAGAAAGATGGAAAGACAG GACTTCAGAAGCAAGTAATTTACTGTTTACATTTGGTGGGGGAGTACGCTCGTGTGTTGGAACAGCTCTAATGAAGACTACCTTACAG ACTGTTTGTAGATACCTTGTAGAGCATTATAACTGGAGAATACCAGCAGGTCAGGACCTCTCCTACAAGTGGCTTCCTGTCTCTAGACCTAAGGATAACACAGTGGCCTCGTTCACCCCCAGACTCCCCCaagaaacatcaacaacaaactcCACTTAA
- the LOC139940513 gene encoding uracil-DNA glycosylase-like: protein MIGQRKISSFFKRALIKSVPKRRLSGDKSIEGHELDDQRCTPPKRQKFNSEQENGSNREERGSSLSPEQKQRMELQRLKALKILESNGLTKPIGNVVEGAPPSMGPSWASALSAEFTKPYFLKLHNFVEQERQRKTIYPPANQVYTWTNMCPIRNVKVVILGQDPYHGPGQAHGLCFSVQKGVSNPPSLANMFKELSNDIEGFQKPSHGDLTGWARQGVLLLNAVLTVEAHRANSHKDKGWETFTNAVIAWLNKHCDDIVFLLWGSYAHKKGSIINTKRHHVLKGVHPSPLSAYRGFFGCNHFSKTNDILKKLGKEPIDWGQLNAE from the exons ATGATTGGGCAGAGAAAGATATCCTCTTTTTTCAAAAGGGCTTTGATTAAAAGTGTTCCAAAGAGACGACTGAGTGGAGATAAATCAATCGAAGGCCACGAACTTGACGATCAG AGATGCACCCCACCCAAGAGGCAGAAATTCAACAGCGAGCAGGAAAATGGATCAAACAGAGAAGAAAGAGGAAGCAGTCTGAGCCCCGAGCAAAAACAACGCATGGAACTACAAAGATTGAAAGCTCTAAAGATATTAGAAAGCAATGGGCTGACCAAACCGATTGGTAACGTCGTTGAAGGTGCACCACCCAGCATGGGGCCATCCTGGGCTTCAGCATTGTCTGCAGAATTCACCAAACCATACTTCTtaaag CTTCATAACTTTGTTGAACAAGAGCGGCAGAGAAAGACTATCTACCCTCCTGCTAACCAGGTGTATACATGGACCAACATGTGTCCCATCCGTAAT GTAAAGGTGGTCATTCTGGGTCAAGACCCGTACCATGGACCAGGACAAGCACATG GTTTGTGTTTCAGTGTTCAGAAAGGTGTGTCCAACCCACCTAG CTTGGCGAACATGTTTAAAGAGTTATCCAATGACATTGAGGGATTTCAGAAGCCATCCCATGGGGATCTCACAGGATGGGCCAGACAAG GTGTTCTGTTGTTGAACGCCGTGCTCACGGTGGAAGCTCATCGTGCTAACTCTCATAAGGATAAAGGCTGGGAAACATTCACCAATGCGGTGATCGCATGGCTCAACAAGCACTGTGATGACATTGTGTTCCTGCTATGGGGATCGTATGCACACAAAAAAGGTAGCATCATCAACACG AAACGCCATCATGTCTTGAAAGGTGTACATCCATCGCCCTTGTCAGCCTACAGGGGTTTCTTCGGTTGCAACCATTTCTCCAAGACAAATGACATCTTGAAGAAACTCGGCAAGGAACCTATAGACTGGGGACAACTCAATGCAGAATAG